In Monodelphis domestica isolate mMonDom1 chromosome 1, mMonDom1.pri, whole genome shotgun sequence, the sequence ACATTCTAAAGGGGGAATAGGATAAACAcattcaaaataacttttttaagaGTATATACAATCTTTGGTgactatataatttttaaaactttcttcacATAAGCataaagtaaatgcaaaataaaaagtaGTTTAAGAGGGAAGGCATCTAACAGCACCATTCTTCAATCCCTTGACACTTAAGAAAAAAGACCCTTGATTAAACAATAACAGTTTGACTAAAGATCATATTTCTTATGTTCTTATGAATGTATGTTTTATAGAAGTTACAAgtatataattgatttccttcaaTTCTCCCTTCTCAACTGGCTTTTCTATAATTTCTGTCTTTCTATAAATTCTCTAGAAAGGAACTATTTAATGTGCTGGAGGCCTTTCTCTCATATTGTTAAATCTGAAGCAGTAATCAGACTCCATCCCATTTCTAATCACACAAGTActtgattatttccttttatggTACTTCTCAAATACAAGCCAATACCACTGTTCACTTAAACACACACACCATGtgttttttcattgtttaaggTCATATAGAATTCAGATTCTTTTGAGACCCTGGTATTCTGTGATACACGGCAATTccaaaaagaaaattagttcTAGGGAGCAATAAGTAGAAGAAAATTAGGTTTAATCACATTTGTGAACCTGAACAACTTTTAATGTTCTTCAAATGCCTACTGCCACAAAAACTCATCTTTTTACTATAATACCAGTGCTTTTgcaagtttaaaaattaaaatttatttacacaAGGAAGGATTGATTCTATTTAAATAACATTTGATCAGGATCTTCTTGTATAACACAAAACTCttccattggactttgatgattaGCTGGCCAGCAACTCTTCTCACAAGTATAAATtagtatagttccaaattcaaCAGAGATATCTGTAAGACACAAAAGATAAGTATATAGAAACTCCTTTTAAATAAATTCACTATTTTTTGAAAGCCATATTTTATCCATGTGGCTCTAGCCAAGGAACTTGGAAATGTGAGAGGGATATAATTAAAAACTGTTTTCACATGGTTGTTCCAGTTTTTAGATACATTTCTGGAATGATGAAGCTTTCCAACCATAACTTAGGagtcaaatttaaaattagaagaggaaaagcaatgaaaagataaaatgtgGCTTCTAAAAGTTCTTTTCAACTATATAATGTCTGAATTCCTATCAAAATCAgaattaaaactaaataaatatttcacaaaaaGAAAGTATAAGCATATGCTACTCTTGCCAAAAATAAGTACAAGCAGAAAGTGTGAATATATTCAGAACATATTCAGAAATGGCTACTAAAAAAGAACTGGGCTGATAACATGTCCTTTTACAGTAAGGATTCCTGGATTGGAATATATGGATATGTTGTAGTAGGGtcaatgaacttttattttttaataatttgataactacatttaaatataactggcttcatttataatcttatatattttattttatggatttaatGACATTATTCTGAGTAGGGGGTCCATAAGCTTTAATCATACAGTCAAGTCACaacagaaaaaagttaaaaatcccTGCTTTAGACCATTTGCTTGCAATAGGCTATTCGACATACTGGAAAAGTCAACATCATTTATGTATCTTATTGAGTTTGTGAAAAGGAGTGGTTAAAGAAATTTCTAATCTGAGTACCTGGAAGAATGACAATCATCAGTAACTGAATAAACAGAAGTATGTTAGGTTGATTTGGCAAAGAGATGAGTTCATTTTTAGATGTACTGAGTTTAAAGTGAATTTAAAACATCCTATAGCCAATTTGGAGATAAGTAACCGGCATTTAAGGAAGGAGTATAGGTTGGAGATATAGCTATTAGAGTAATCAGCATGTAAGTCTAGTTCAAGCTGTGAAAGGATGAGTTCTCCAAAGGGGAaagcataaaaagaagaaaacacaggCCAGCATCTTAGGTCATTCACAAACCTTGCGAGTTAAAGTCAATAAAAGGAATAGAAGTGATCGATTCTAAGTAGAGGCAAAGATAATATAATACTATGGAaaccaaagagttttaaaaagagaaaaaaactaaggtttttttcaCTATACAGTGAAGATGAATTCAGAACCTCATATATgctggttaatttttttaaataactatatattatattgaaGTCTGGATATTTAACAGATTACAAAATTTCTATAAACAACTAAGCTTCTGAAACAAATTGTATATAAAACCACTGGTAAAACATTCTGAGAGCCGCtccttttttaaatgacaaatatgCCCAgtcttcctttgtaaaaaaatTAAGCTATTTCAAAAGATACATGATTTCATAAGGGTGGGTAACTTACTCTACATcggcggttctcaacctctcaatttgtagcaatgagatacataatgcatatcaggtatttacattccaaatcataactgtagcaaaattgcagttttgaagtagccaccaaaataattttttggtttggggtcactgcaatatgaggaactgtattgcagggtcacggcattagaaaggttgagaaccactgctctacaTCAAAGGCAGAAACTCCTTCATTTAATACATGGTTTCTTGAgtttgataattaaaaaaaaaaacatttggtgTTCCACCCTTTGGTGATAAGCCTCTCTGAACTTAGGTAGgctgaattttagaaaaactttCTTACCCACAGTGCTccatctcatctctaggcctttaTGATGGCTCTTTCACATCTCACTTCTGCCTCATaaaatctctagcttcctttaaggTTCTGCTTAAACACCACCTGCTACACAAAGCCTTTCTTGCcaatatgtgtgtttgtgtgtatatttacatcaacataaatacacatacacatatgtttcACCTAGCTAGACTCTAAGCTTCTCAAAGATGAAGACTGATTCCTTCACTTGTATCTTTGTACCCTTAGCATTAGCAGAATGCCTACTATGCAACAGGCATTTAATACATACTTGCTGATTGACTGATGAGACTGACTGTGTTTCATTACACTAGATCCATACTTAAAAGCTTTTCCAAATTGATAAGACCAGGTAAAGTTTATGTTCTGCTATCATGGCCTTTGAAGCACTAAGGAAGATTTTAGTTACAATTCATTAGCATCATGTAAAACTAATGCTAAATAGctcatattattaaaataatagtttaCTACCTAAATGAGTGATTTTGAGCAAGCTGACCAGTGTAGGCATAAGCTGAAATTCAAATACTCTGGAACTTCCACAGTTACTACAGTATGGAATCTCGGTAGCATCTGCAGGACAGGTTATAAAGAGAGGCTTTCCATTCCAAGAGTACCTGGAAGAAAGGCAGAAGCTCTTAGACACAAAGCACACAAAAATGAAGCCCAACTGCTTTCATTTTATACACATAATATGGCATCATATAAACATTTGACTGAAAACTACATAAGGCAGTCTTGCTATCACTCACCTACTTTCCCAAAGGGAAGATTTGAGAAGCTAATAAATACAGCTAATCAGAttcaatttttcactttaaagAACTGATACATTTAGTAGTCTTTCCAGAATCCCTCTCAAGCCAACTCTTGTTGGCTTAGAATTTCggcaaaatattataatttttccccataaaaaagagaaagaaataaaagctgttttttctattaaaaaaaatcacagagcTGCAAATCTACATATTCAGTATCAAAACAATAAAAGGTTACTACACCTAAATGAACagtaaatgttatattttttcaatCTGTAAACAAGATAGCCCCAAAGCACCCCCTTTTTTACCTAAGAATCTGTTCACGGCAGGCAGatattcttttcataaatttataaaatattttatcattatttttgatAACAGCCTTCTCATATTTTTCACGATTGTCaagaataaaactataaaaagaaaCAGGAGTCATGTTATGGTTTAtagatggagagaaaaaatagttttttaaaagagaaaaaaatacattattgGATTCTTCAAGATGAAAATCAGTCCATGCACCACACTAGTCTGAAACAAGACAAATCAGCTAAAGTTTTCTCCAAATTGAAGTCAATAAAGTTACTATACAAGGAATTTTTCTAGTGGAATTTTCTGGGATTTCTGTTAGCTAttgatgtattttttaattacttcaatagattcaaaataattctttaattctGGAATTTGTGGATCACAGAATTACTGAGGTGAAAGATACCCTGAATTCATCTAATCCAAATCTTTCAAGTTACCAAAAATTGACCAATTTGACTAGGTCGCACAGTAGCAAGGTGAGGACtattataaaattccattttcctggatCCTAAGTCAGTATACCATTAGGGCCTCTCAATAACTCTCTCTTTGGTGCCCTATGTAAGGTCATTCTCTCCTCTATAGCCCTTAtcaataagttttattttgttctaaaaATCACTAACAAGATGACAAATGCTGAAAGAATGGTATAAATGGACTCCTTCCATTTTCTTAGTATAAGCCAATGAGTGCTTCCTGTCCCAATTTCCTCTATAATACAAACATTCTCACCTTTGAGCCATCAGAAGTTCCACTTCAACTCCCTCTCTTTGTCCATACTCCCGAAGAAGTTTTTGGGCATGATCTGTATCAACAAAATTAGTATAATCTTCCTCATCCACAACATTGACATAGTAGGGCTGAAACATAGGAACTGATGAGCTGGGCAGTATTCGTCCTTCTCTAGCAGATATTGTGTAACTAAAGGGACAAGAGTCACTTAAAACTTCATCTAGTGTGAGTTTCTGGAATTGGGACATACATTCTGTGTCTTCAGCTACATTAATCCATGGTTCAAGATCACTTTCATTGTTGTCTCCCCAGTCCTCTGCTCCTTCACACCAGTCTTTAACTGCAAAATTATTCTCCTCTTTCTGCAACAAATATCCAATAAATACATATTGAAATGTCAATAAAAGTACAAATTATAAATCTTTTACTCTTCCTGAACAAACCCTGATAAAACTTTTCACCATCTGAAAATTTTTTTACTATACATATTGGCCAGGAGAggcagaggaaggaaaaaaaatacaaaatttaatgaTCTATATCTTTATGTTGAAAAAGATCTAAAGAATTTGTGAATTTCAGATACTTGATAGttaaatgcatttttatataAAGGGCACTAACTTAAACAACATTTAAATTGCAATAAAAAGCTGccacaattttttaaattggggCACCATCTTTAGGAAAAACAATGACATTATAACTGAATATAACCATTGGGCTGAAAAGTAACTGacccactatatatatatatatgctagcaATCTGGCAAAACTGCTGGTCCATAAGGAACAAAGTGATCAaagctgaaaggaaaaaaaaaacaggaaagatcCTAGATCTTccgaaggagggtgtgatatactgagagaagcttctggagacaaaagagctacttgactttggATGGGATTTACCTCCCCACAgaaagtggatgtctattgtctggtgaagtggtaccttccctcagggggaaacctctcccagtgacaaggtcaaaacctggggtttctaaactcaaactaaataaactgggggtctctacatttccatgttgatagacggaaggtaaggattttaaattaaaaaaaaaaaaagattatagcagaattAGGTTCAGACCTTAAAGAAACTGAAAATCATCTtctccaaattcattttacaaatacgGAAAATGGAGCATACTTTATAAAGAGATTAAGGTACACAGGTTGTAAATTAGTCAGGATTAGaatctaaatcatctaattagaGCTCCTTTGTAAATctacttcttttaaaattaaaaaaaaaaagtcaaaaggaaTTCGTTTTTACAACTCAGTAAACTGAAGGCCCTATGTGGTTTAAACACATAAAACATACCTGTATTAGTTTGGCGTCCTGCACACAGTCCTCTTGCCTCTGCAAAAACTGGGAGCGAAACACCTTCCAGCTTTGGAAAAATATGAGGCCCACAGAAAAGTGAGTACCAGGTCATTACCTTCGAAGACAATGGGAAGAACAAGTGGGGCAGTGGACACTTCAGTGACATAAGGGGGGGTGAGGCAAAAAGAGAACTAGAGGTGGTAGCGTAGTGGAGAGGGATGACCTAGGAGCTGGAAAGACACTCACGCACCTGCAAGGCTGGCCTACGCAGGCCGAGTGGATACAGGCGAACACGTGTAGCAAGCGGTGAAAAGGCGAGCCTTCCAGAGGGCAGTAGACCTGAACAACATGCGCCATCGCAGCCCCACAGCGCCCGCAGCACGGCTGTGGGGCGGGGACTGTGGGCATGCTATCCTGGGGAAGAGAGAGCCAGTGACCCCGAGTTCAAGCTCTGCTTTAGGTGAGGGGCGCCCGCCGCCCACGGTCTGAGCCCCACCCTACATCCCCACAGGTCCTGGTCTCACTTTACCCTCAGCAACCCCAACCCCGCCTCACCGGGAGGCCGCCTATTTTGTTGACAGCCCAGGCCCCATCCCGGGGCTGCTCAAAACTGCTCCTCATCTCAGAGTCTCGAAGGCCCAGAAGCACTGGGCTCGCAGCAGCGGCCATGATGACCGGAATGCCTTATGCGCAAGCGCCAACTACCGACTCCGACGACCGACGAGGGACAAACTTTCTCCCATCTCGGTCAGTCCCGAGGAATCGATAGGGAAAAGTGTCAGTGTGATTTATAACCCAGCAAAGCGGAGAAAAAGGTGATGGACATGTGATCGGCACGGTTTGTTTCCTCCTCCCTACCACTCAGAACTCCCTGGAGATAGAAATGGGTTGTAGTCCCTCAGCAATCCCTGCGATCACGCTCTTCGCGCAGCCTCAACTGTTTCCCCGCTTCTTCGAGTGAGTGGGCGTTCTAACGCCGAAGTTGCTGCACCTCCCGAAACTAACACCAGGCGGCACCCTTGGAGAAAACCCTGCCGTGCCCATCTTAGTTATCTGCCTATCAGCAGCTCCCCACGTTCCAGAAACGAATAGGGATCAACATATTCCACAACAGAGCTCATTATGATTTCCTTCGAACTGGCCCCGTGTATCTTCGTGCCGAAAACAAAAACGTCCAGTCCTTAGCAATCTGGGAGACACATCTCTCCCAGCATCTTCTGTACACTCCCCTCTACTGCTCCACCCATGGGACTACTGCAGTTGCTAATTTGTCTCCCAGCTTTCAAGTCCCCCtctttgcaatccatgttctacataatcatttaatttatattcctACTTCAAAAGTATAACTAAGACATGCACTTGTTAAATGAACTTTAGGGGATCCCTTTTGTCTGCTAGAGTTTTTAGTTCCTAACTGTATTTGACCGATTTTTATCTTTAGGCCACTCACTTCTGTGCCTTTGCAATTAACTTTCCTACTTCAAGGCCTAGACAACAGTCTTTTCCTAGCTCTTATAAAATGTTCAGTTCCTGGAAGGCAGGGAACCCATCAATTAATATGTAAGCTTTTAAATATTTGTGAGTTAACTCCACCCAGGAACTCTCTTCTATGAGGTCTCGATTATGTTATGACTTTTTTCTCCACCCCACTATTATTTAATCTGTGTGTTTCTACCAGCCTCCTACTCTACCTCCCTTCAGTTATAAATtttgatttataaataaaattaaaaattataatttacatattgatataattataatgaatattaTTAAAGTTACATAACTTCTAAAAGAGAGgagctttcttttgtctttgtactccCAACACATGGGATAATGCTTGATCCAACATTCAAATACTTTTAGCATTTAAGGAATGGAAGCAGAAGTCAATACAATTACTATAAATATACAAGTCCAACAGGCACCAGCTGTTAAATATCTCTGTGAGTCCCaaaccaaagaaaagagaaatctaATGACCTCTAGTGCAAGAAAACCAAACAGTCTTTTTAGCCaactttattttttaggatcAGCTCTGAAAAGTGTGGAAAAGGCTAATCCTTCTATCAGTGTAAAGGAAGGATAGTGTGAGCTTGCATGTGACATTGaggactgaaaataaaaataaaaaagaccagaCTGAACTAGTCTCATGAGATGGGCCTTGTTTTCCAGACTAGAAGGAAGGAGCCCGCCTTAAGGGATGACAAGTAGATCTCTTTGTGACAAGGCAGGAAGGAACCAAGTGGTCACTACAACACAGATCAGGTCATAACACAACACACTGGGTCACGGAGTCACAGGGGTCACAGGTATCTGCCTCATGATTTAGGCCCAGTGCTGCTTGATAAAGTTGATCAGCCCATTAGTGGAGGCATCATGAGACGTCACAGGTTTATCAGAATCCAATTCAGGCTCAATTTTCTTAGCCAACTGCTTTCCCAGTTCCACTCTGCAGGCCAAACATTGAGGGCAAGAAGTAAGAAGACATAAAAAATACCAACACAAACACAGAGGAAACTAAGTCCCCATCATCATAGAAACCCAGCACCCAATGAAATCTCTGGCCTTGACCATTGTTTGGGAGAAGGGGAGCAAGGTATAAAGGGATGTTGGATATCCTTCCTAGTCCCAACCATCATCAGAATACAGTTATTTCAAATGGAAGAAAACTCCTATTTCCTAAAAAGGCTAGGTTGGAAACCACAAAAGAATTTCTCAAAATgatattatgaaaaaagaataactACCCAAAAAAGTATTGGGAATGACTCCCTAgtaagtaaaatgaataaatccTGTCATGGACACCCAGATACATATCCCACCACCTTGCAGGACAGAAACTACCCAGAGACACTCACCCCCACTGATCATAACTGTTAACATCCCAGACAACACCCTGAACAAAGATCTTGTGCTCATACATAGCTATGGAGAGAACAGAAAAACAGTTAGATAATGTGCCAGTCCCATCCACCCCAAGACCACATGCCCCCTTGCCTTTCCTCACCAATTAAGGCTCCCAGAATGAAAGGAGTGAGCTTTGTGAAGACAATGGAATTAGTAGGACGATTTCCCTCAAAgacctttaggaaaaaaaaaagggtgaaTTCCAAAACACTGCCAAGGTagagaacaaagtaaaaaatgcaTGTCTGATGCTTAGATTCAGGTCCTGATTCTGTCACAGATGTTAATAGTAACCCAAGGGCATAAGAACACCATCACTAGTCCAACCCACATCATGCCCTACAAATCTCTGAGTAACGACACAAAAGAGGTGAAAGGGACATGCAGCTACTAAGTCATAAAAAAGCAGTACTAAGTCATTGCCTGTTTAAGGCAAGAAGTGATCAGCTAAGGACCCAGACACTAAGTATGGAGGCTACAATGATGGTGAGAGGTCTGAGACTCCCAACTTAAGGGATGAGGTCAGTCAGGAATATAGATTGGTCCCATTTTCAAACCCATCCTACCAGCCCCTCACCCCCAAACCTTATGAGGCAGCAGTTTCTTCAGGGCATCACCACTCTTGCCCGCAACCTCCAACTCCTTTCTTGCCTCCTCTTCTGTTTTCCCCTTCATCAGGGCCTCAGTCTGAGCCAGGAAATTGGCTAGAAGAATCTAGGGGAAAAGAGCAATAGGAATAAGACATATATGAAAGATTCGCTGTGTTACAGTGAATTCCCAGTAGCACTGGGAAGGAAAACAGAAGTTTCCCAAGGTTCTTAGTTTGGGGTATATAGGCAGAGATCTCTATATTTGCTACAGTCAAGTTGATTCCTGAAGGACAAAGGACAGCAGAGTTTTGGGTAGCTGGGCCAAGAATTCAATTGAACACACTTTTTATTCAGTACTTACTATGGACAGAATACTGTGTCAGGTACAGAGGAGATAAGAcacaagaatgaaaatgaaactaTCCTTTCCCTAATCCCTAAATGATCCTAACCCACTTCATTAGGTTAAGTTGAAAAAGCCAGATTTCTTTCCACCTCCCAAACCCAGTTTGGGCCTGTTGAGCTCCCCTACATGTGGATTTGCTTTTATGCACTATACCTTGTGATGGAGGCCATTCCGGATTGGATTTTGTGTCTGAACAGGGATGAGAAAATCACAAGGAATCATTCGGGTAcctatagagaaagagagagaaggagaaaggatagAGGGTAATAGAGTTCCCCATACTTCCCAAAGGAGGAACACTCCTTTCCtccaaaaagaataagaatagccAAGAACCAGAGATCTAAGAGAACCTGAACCAAAGTCCCCACCACCTGATCCCTGCCAAGTGATTATCTTCCCTTTGCTTAAAGCACATGAATGAGAGAAAGTCTGATATTCCTCCTAACCCTTCCTACTTTCAATTTAATTTGGCAggcatttatgaaatgcctatGGCATGTTGGAAACTAGGCAGTTTCTACTCAAGAAACTTATGTTATATTActccagagagagaaaacaagagtacaaaaataagtaaaatacaaaataaacacaaagtaatttgaggggaaagagggagagaacactaAGGAGTGACATATGAAAGGAGAGCAAGAAAGGTCTCATGTAGAAGAACTTAGTCTTGAAGGGACCTAAAGATACCAAGCAAAAGtgtggagggagaacattccaggcatgtagAATAGACAGCTTGTAAAAAGGAACAGTTATGAAAAAGTATGTCATATATAaaggaacaaacaaaaaaggcaagAATATAGACTATGCTAGAAGAAATATGAAACTAAACTAAAAGGCAAGATTGGAGTCAAAATTGATATGAGAGTAAATACTTTTTTCTAGAGACAAAGGGAGCTACTGAAGATTCTTTAAGAGTAATTCTTTGGATTAACTTACTTCTATAAAGTTTCTTCACATATCAAGCCCAAATTGTCTCTGCAATTTTCCACTTATAAGGAGAATGCCACCTCCAAGTCCAGTTCTACAACCACCAAGCCTTGCAACAGAACAGATATTCCCCACAAACATCTCATACCCTGGTGAATAAGCTGGTAGAAAGCATGCTGTCCATTGGTTCCTGGCTCTCCCCAAACAATGGGGCCTGTATTGTAGTTAACCCGGGCTCCTGACTTGGTGATGTACTTTCCATTAGACTCCATGTCACCCTATAACAGAAAGTAGGGAATAAAGCTTTGATTTCCCAGCTTTGCTCAGTCCCCTCTGAAGCTGTGGCCTAAGCTTCCATGGTCATGCTAGAGAGACTCCACATAACTCACATCAAAATAATAACATCTCTCCCTTTAGCCTCAtaaatgcatacacatacattcagatgtatgtacacacacacacacacacacacacacacacacacacacacaccctgaacCCCCTACTGTCTGTGAGAACATGGGACTGGCTTTCAACTATGTTCCCAGTAATGGGAACAGGCTGAATTGAGCAAACCAGTTTCTCACTCAAAATTCCAACTGATCAATAGCAGCATATCTGCTGACAGAATTTAGGGATCACTACCACCAGGAATAGGGCTCAATTGGTAGAAAGGGTGAGAGGGTAGCACTAAAGAAAGGAAgacaaggggggcagctgggtagctcaatggattgagagccagtcctagagacgggaggtcctagtttcaaatctggcctcagacacttcccagctgtgtgactctgggcaagtcacttgacccccattgcctagcccttaccactcttctgccttggagccaatatacagtattgactccaagacggaaggtaagggttaaaaaaaaaaaagaaaggaaggaagacaaggcCTGGAGAGTCATCTCTGGATAAGAAATTTCCCCTTTTAGTGACAGCAAAAAGTCCACAAGAAATGGGATGGAAGAAAGTTGGGTAGGAAAGAAACCTCAAGCTATTTGTCCTTACCCTTAGGCTACTTACCCACTTCACcctatgagagatggcatatgccAGGG encodes:
- the PDCD2L gene encoding programmed cell death protein 2-like isoform X3: MPTVPAPQPCCGRCGAAMAHVVQVYCPLEGSPFHRLLHVFACIHSACVGQPCSWKVFRSQFLQRQEDCVQDAKLIQKEENNFAVKDWCEGAEDWGDNNESDLEPWINVAEDTECMSQFQKLTLDEVLSDSCPFSYTISAREGRILPSSSVPMFQPYYVNVVDEEDYTNFVDTDHAQKLLREYGQREGVEVELLMAQSFILDNREKYEKAVIKNNDKIFYKFMKRISACREQILRYSWNGKPLFITCPADATEIPYCSNCGSSRVFEFQLMPTLVSLLKITHLDISVEFGTILIYTCEKSCWPANHQSPMEEFCVIQEDPDQMLFK
- the PDCD2L gene encoding programmed cell death protein 2-like isoform X2; the encoded protein is MAAAASPVLLGLRDSEMRSSFEQPRDGAWAVNKIGGLPDSMPTVPAPQPCCGRCGAAMAHVVQVYCPLEGSPFHRLLHVFACIHSACVGQPCSWKVFRSQFLQRQEDCVQDAKLIQKEENNFAVKDWCEGAEDWGDNNESDLEPWINVAEDTECMSQFQKLTLDEVLSDSCPFSYTISAREGRILPSSSVPMFQPYYVNVVDEEDYTNFVDTDHAQKLLREYGQREGVEVELLMAQRYSWNGKPLFITCPADATEIPYCSNCGSSRVFEFQLMPTLVSLLKITHLDISVEFGTILIYTCEKSCWPANHQSPMEEFCVIQEDPDQMLFK
- the PDCD2L gene encoding programmed cell death protein 2-like isoform X1, which encodes MAAAASPVLLGLRDSEMRSSFEQPRDGAWAVNKIGGLPDSMPTVPAPQPCCGRCGAAMAHVVQVYCPLEGSPFHRLLHVFACIHSACVGQPCSWKVFRSQFLQRQEDCVQDAKLIQKEENNFAVKDWCEGAEDWGDNNESDLEPWINVAEDTECMSQFQKLTLDEVLSDSCPFSYTISAREGRILPSSSVPMFQPYYVNVVDEEDYTNFVDTDHAQKLLREYGQREGVEVELLMAQSFILDNREKYEKAVIKNNDKIFYKFMKRISACREQILRYSWNGKPLFITCPADATEIPYCSNCGSSRVFEFQLMPTLVSLLKITHLDISVEFGTILIYTCEKSCWPANHQSPMEEFCVIQEDPDQMLFK
- the PDCD2L gene encoding programmed cell death protein 2-like isoform X4, with protein sequence MAAAASPVLLGLRDSEMRSSFEQPRDGAWAVNKIGGLPDSMPTVPAPQPCCGRCGAAMAHVVQVYCPLEGSPFHRLLHVFACIHSACVGQPCSWKVFRSQFLQRQEDCVQDAKLIQKEENNFAVKDWCEGAEDWGDNNESDLEPWINVAEDTEYHAQKLLREYGQREGVEVELLMAQSFILDNREKYEKAVIKNNDKIFYKFMKRISACREQILRYSWNGKPLFITCPADATEIPYCSNCGSSRVFEFQLMPTLVSLLKITHLDISVEFGTILIYTCEKSCWPANHQSPMEEFCVIQEDPDQMLFK